agagagagagagagagagagagagagagagagagagagagagagagagagagagagagagagagagcggccGGCCGGACGACGACGTCCCTGCTCTgcatggccggccggcggcgcggcggccaggTCGCCGGTTAGCTGCTGGCCTGCGAGTCGTGTCGTAAAGCCCGGAGATCATCGTGTCGTTGAATACTGTCCATGGGATGGAACGGAGGACTAGGTGGCCCGAATAATTGACCGCTGCGGCGCTGTTGTGTTGGCATCCTCGTGTCAGGTTGCTGGCTGCGCTCTGCAGTGTGTTTCCACTTTCTCCAGATGCTTGTGGCCGGACGCGGCTGGAACGATGTTCAAACACTGTGGACGGCAAAGAGCGAGGGTTTTTGTCGTGTACTCTGTTCATTTCAGTTTGAATCTGGGAATGAATCCGCACGCCGCTATTTTTTTTCCCGCGCATTGGCACTGGTTTGTTGCAGAAAAAGAAGCCTAATCAGTCAAATTCCTTTTTCATGATGAAATTGCGAGCTCTCAGTGGAATTTCACTCCGTCCGATCGGAGCCACGCATGATTCGTGATTCGTGCACACGCCGCCCTTGCTTCCGAATCCTTCTGGGCTGCGCCAGGTGGTTTCCGTTACTGGGCTTCATATCCCTTCGCAGACTAAACTTTTGGCTTGGTGGTTTTCACAGGCCAGTTTTCCTCGCGGTCCACAGAGTGCTGGGCAAGCCCGTAAAGCACCTTTGCAGCCCAATGAAAATCTGGTCGCCCCATCCCAATTTTGGCAAACTCGCTGGTATACTCGATGGGCCTGGGTGAATATTTTAGTCCTAAAAAAAGGATTTAGGCTTTTCTTAAGCCCAGCACGACGCGTCCTCCCAGCCCAGAAATACTCAGACCATGCATGGGCTAATCAATGACATTCAAAGGGTAAAGTTTTCTGTtcctttttggcaaaaaaatgCAAACAAACAAGATGCATATCCTGCCTTTTGTCAAACTGCAAAAAAGAACTgcaaaaatacaaacaaaaagaaaagcctATGTGTAGAATGATTGCAGCAGGCCAGCATACAGCCCATACACTGAACTAGAAGAAATGGCAGCCCAGCCATTACGATTCTGGAAGTTCAGGCAAGACTGGGTCCACTGGAACGCGAGATGACAACAAATTTCTGGCCTTTTAGGGGCCTTCTAATTTTCTGAATCTTGCTACGGTACATCTCTTTTCAGCTTGCCATGGAGACTCACTTCATGAACAGGTTGCCCTACCTGTGTATGCTGTCATTCGGCCCCAGATCATCGATTGGCGGCCGCTGTTTGTTGTGACCGGTGGCGGACTGGTAAGCCATCGCCAGTGCCAAAGCCTGTGAGGAAATGTGAGTCAAAGCATCACGGAGTCACCGTTGCTGTACCGACAAGTTTCTTGGTGTGGACATCTGATATGTTACCAGAGGAAGAAACTTACAATGTGGTCATGGTCAGGGGGAGCATATATGCCTGTCGTCACGGTGGTtcttctccttgtgccaccttTCGGTGGGTCCTCAATGGTCTTCAAGCCCGTTGGCACCACGACTACCGGCATACCAACAAGGTTTCCGAGACAGACGCGCTCCCAGTCGGTCACGTTGCCGATGAACGCGTCAACAGTGAAGCTATCTCTGACTTCGTTGATCAGCTTGCCCCGTGCTCGCTGCGCCTGTTCATAGGACGTCCaggataaaaataataaatctCAGATCCCATGAATAAGCACTGGCAAATGTAGAGCTAAATTTGATTCATAAAGCACCTGTATATAGTCAACTGCTGGGATCAACCGTGCACGACGAAGCTCTACTGGCCATTGGTCTTGCGCCTCATAGTCATCGTCATGTCCTTCACGCTGCCAGTTGTCAAAATGCGCAAGCATATCGACATCCATCGTTATGTTCAGGATGGACTGAACTGATTCTACAGTGTAGTTTAACTTGAAAGGGACCAGCTTGACACCTTTAGAGGAAAGAACATCAACAACCTGGGTATGTTCACAACAACAAGAACAGTATCATGTTAGAGAAGCAGATCATGAATGACCAACCTCTAAACCACAGATCAATGAACAGACAAAAACTCTCTACTACCTCCATTTCAGCGTCATCAAGATAGCCAACGGTGAGTTTTGTGATGTCGACATGAAATGGATCACCCAAAGCAACCTCACGAGATGAAGGATCACCGGCATCCTTTCCACGAATTGCGTCTAGCACAATAGCACAATCTACTGCGCTCCTGCAGAAAGGACCAAGCTTATCCTGCAATTGTAGACTCAGATCTTCATCACTACAAAGAGTGGCACGAAGCACATGAAGTCAACATTGAGTTTTGCATGTAAATACCAAACTCTCAGATATGCTCATGACGTCAGTCCGTGCAACTGTTCCAAAAGTTGGGCGCAATGCTGTTACTCCACATCTAGCAGCAGGGTATGTTATGGATCCTGCAGTTTCTGAACCAATTGCAAATGGAACCATTCCTAGCGCAGGGCAAAAATTTAGTGTTCAGAAAATATTTTATAAGCTCCTAGTTCACATACACACTTCATATAGACTAACCTGCAGAGGTGCTAGCCGCTGGACCTGCTGATGAACCAGTAGAAAATTCCTCAATGTTCCAGGGATTTCGTGTCCTCCCGCCAAACCATATATCATCATAGGCGAGCGAACCTGTAACAAGCTTGGCTACAAGGACGGCTCCAGCTGACTTAAGTCTGAAGGACAATGGCAGACATGAAAGGTAATTTGCACTGATCTCACATGATAGCTTGAAACATGATGCATAACCTGAAAAACGAACAAACCTTTTGTACACAAATGCTTCCGTATCGAGAACTTGGTTCTTAAAAGTCCTTGAGCCCCAAGTGGTCTTGTAGTGTGGTACTGCAATTATATCTTTCAGGCCAtatggaataccatgcaaaggACCTGGTATCAAGATTTGTCAGTTTTGACTTTCAAGCATAACATTGGGCATGAAGTAATAACTTGTAGTTTGAATACCGCAATAATCATAATTAGAGCTACGGAGAAAAACATGCATAGTTAGCCATTTGGAGAAAAAAAGGCACTTGTTAGCATTTTTCTCCACAGATTCTCGGGCAGTCAGGCTAATAGTCACATGAGAATAAAGTAAATGTGAAATTATGGACTCTGCAATAACATGTACTGAGATATTTCCAATGAAAGCAAAGTGAAAAAGATAGACCAAAGATACACTTAAAAGTGAAGATAATATTTTGAAATCACAGGCTGATTAGTTATATACCAAGATATTTTCCTTGTGCCAGCAAGTCATCTGCCTCTTTTGCTTGTTTGTATGCTAAATCTTCAGTATAAGTAACAACAGATTCAAGAACAGGATTGTACCTAATAGACATATAAATTGTTACATTATTAAAATAAGATAATCGTGAGCCACATGTCGTATTCACACAAGTCCTACGAAGAATGCATGGAAACTAGGAACGCAGATGGACCTCTTTAATCTCCTCAGAAATATATTCGTAAGTTCACGCGATGTTATTTGCTTTGTCCTAACAAGCTCCCCGAGCTCAATTACCTGACATAAATATCTTTATTTTATTCAAGAAGGAATGAATTTGTATAACCAATGTGCGACAAGATGGTTCAGAAAACTGACCGACATAAAGGCAATATCTTCATCATTACTTGGACGATGTACTGCAGGCGCACCAGGGTAGTTAAAAGTTCTAGTCTCACTTATAATGCTGTCGCCACTCCATGATGATTTGAAGAGTAGAACAGAAGGGTTATGTAACCCACCATTCTCCGAGGCGACCAATTTCCGATTTTCTCTGAATGCAGGTACATTAAATTCTTTTGCACCATCTTCCATCTCACGTAGCTACAAGAAGCAGAGCAATGTAGATTAAACAACAATGTCAACATATCAACTTTGTGTAAAGGCTATAAAAGAGATC
This genomic window from Setaria viridis chromosome 8, Setaria_viridis_v4.0, whole genome shotgun sequence contains:
- the LOC117834733 gene encoding uncharacterized protein isoform X2 encodes the protein MRPPRSPRPPPRPHSPSHHRRRRLLIYLVAAPLLYFAILTPALAAAAAPPAPPAEGDSGGEGSIIRTRTRTAVAWPAMDTKGVVSATEVLKKEPVSDVIALKDSMKYFDANFFSDSKLREMEDGAKEFNVPAFRENRKLVASENGGLHNPSVLLFKSSWSGDSIISETRTFNYPGAPAVHRPSNDEDIAFMSVIELGELVRTKQITSRELTNIFLRRLKRYNPVLESVVTYTEDLAYKQAKEADDLLAQGKYLGPLHGIPYGLKDIIAVPHYKTTWGSRTFKNQVLDTEAFVYKRLKSAGAVLVAKLVTGSLAYDDIWFGGRTRNPWNIEEFSTGSSAGPAASTSAGMVPFAIGSETAGSITYPAARCGVTALRPTFGTVARTDVMSISESLDKLGPFCRSAVDCAIVLDAIRGKDAGDPSSREVALGDPFHVDITKLTVGYLDDAEMEVVDVLSSKGVKLVPFKLNYTVESVQSILNITMDVDMLAHFDNWQREGHDDDYEAQDQWPVELRRARLIPAVDYIQAQRARGKLINEVRDSFTVDAFIGNVTDWERVCLGNLVGMPVVVVPTGLKTIEDPPKGGTRRRTTVTTGIYAPPDHDHIALALAMAYQSATGHNKQRPPIDDLGPNDSIHR
- the LOC117834733 gene encoding uncharacterized protein isoform X3 yields the protein MKYFDANFFSDSKLREMEDGAKEFNVPAFRENRKLVASENGGLHNPSVLLFKSSWSGDSIISETRTFNYPGAPAVHRPSNDEDIAFMSVIELGELVRTKQITSRELTNIFLRRLKRYNPVLESVVTYTEDLAYKQAKEADDLLAQGKYLGPLHGIPYGLKDIIAVPHYKTTWGSRTFKNQVLDTEAFVYKRLKSAGAVLVAKLVTGSLAYDDIWFGGRTRNPWNIEEFSTGSSAGPAASTSAGMVPFAIGSETAGSITYPAARCGVTALRPTFGTVARTDVMSISESLDKLGPFCRSAVDCAIVLDAIRGKDAGDPSSREVALGDPFHVDITKLTVGYLDDAEMEVVDVLSSKGVKLVPFKLNYTVESVQSILNITMDVDMLAHFDNWQREGHDDDYEAQDQWPVELRRARLIPAVDYIQAQRARGKLINEVRDSFTVDAFIGNVTDWERVCLGNLVGMPVVVVPTGLKTIEDPPKGGTRRRTTVTTGIYAPPDHDHIALALAMAYQSATGHNKQRPPIDDLGPNDSIHR
- the LOC117834733 gene encoding uncharacterized protein isoform X1, which gives rise to MRPPRSPRPPPRPHSPSHHRRRRLLIYLVAAPLLYFAILTPALAAAAAPPAPPAEGDSGGEGSIIRTRTRTAVAWPAMAWPSKCTWLPLPNNARCHSYTLVSRYHKIWKDTKGVVSATEVLKKEPVSDVIALKDSMKYFDANFFSDSKLREMEDGAKEFNVPAFRENRKLVASENGGLHNPSVLLFKSSWSGDSIISETRTFNYPGAPAVHRPSNDEDIAFMSVIELGELVRTKQITSRELTNIFLRRLKRYNPVLESVVTYTEDLAYKQAKEADDLLAQGKYLGPLHGIPYGLKDIIAVPHYKTTWGSRTFKNQVLDTEAFVYKRLKSAGAVLVAKLVTGSLAYDDIWFGGRTRNPWNIEEFSTGSSAGPAASTSAGMVPFAIGSETAGSITYPAARCGVTALRPTFGTVARTDVMSISESLDKLGPFCRSAVDCAIVLDAIRGKDAGDPSSREVALGDPFHVDITKLTVGYLDDAEMEVVDVLSSKGVKLVPFKLNYTVESVQSILNITMDVDMLAHFDNWQREGHDDDYEAQDQWPVELRRARLIPAVDYIQAQRARGKLINEVRDSFTVDAFIGNVTDWERVCLGNLVGMPVVVVPTGLKTIEDPPKGGTRRRTTVTTGIYAPPDHDHIALALAMAYQSATGHNKQRPPIDDLGPNDSIHR